The following are from one region of the Nicotiana tomentosiformis chromosome 7, ASM39032v3, whole genome shotgun sequence genome:
- the LOC138895071 gene encoding uncharacterized protein: protein MFLKEYIPQSLKDSWRTEFQQLRQGAMTVSEYAVCFNDLARHAPSLVTTVRERVRRFIEGLHPSFRSSMARELEMDIAYQQVVGIAKRFEGMLARDREEREAKRSREAGYYSGTRAPATHNGRGYVSHPVHSSLLASSGVPAPSGP, encoded by the coding sequence atgtttttgaaagagtatatccctcagagcctcaaggaTTCATGGCGCACTGAGTTtcagcagttgcgccagggtgctatgactgtgtcagagtatgcagtttgcttcaatgatttggcccgacatgcaccgtcCTTAGttaccacagttcgagagagggttcgacggtttattgagggtctccatcccagcttccggagtagtatggccagggaattggagatggatattgcttATCAACAGGTTGTGGGTATTGCCAAGAGATtcgagggcatgcttgcccgagacagagaggagagggaggccaagaggtctcgagaggctggttattattcaGGGACTCGTGCCCCAGCAACTCAcaatggtaggggttatgtgagtcaccccGTTCATTCATCTCTTCTAgcctccagcggtgttccagctccttctggaccctag
- the LOC104099130 gene encoding uncharacterized protein, which yields MEKSATLESGEGRNSVELVKSVSDKQLDLLRPSARYYSVSKGQRGDAEDRDKGKYTLIRDVEDLQTGFYDKPLPCFGCGVGWFSFLLGFLCPLLWYYATILYFGNYYRKDPRERAGLAASAIAAMACSLVLIIIIAVKLFL from the exons ATGGAAAAGA GTGCTACTCTTGAAAGCGGAGAGGGCAGAAATAGTGTTGAACTCGTGAAATCAGTCTCTGACAAACAGCTTGACCTTTTGAGGCCGTCAGCTCGGTATTATTCAGTGTCTAAAG GACAAAGAGGTGATGCAGAAGATCGTGATAAGGGAAAGTATACGTTGATTAGAGATGTAGAGGACCTTCAAACAGGGTTCTATGATAAACCTCTTCCTTGCTTTGGTTGTGGAGTCGGATGGTTTTC ATTTCTACTGGGATTTCTATGCCCGTTGTTGTGGTATTATGCTACAATACTGTATTTTGGAAACTACTACCGCAAGGATCCTAGAGAACGTGCCGGACTTGCTGCATCTGCTATTGCT GCAATGGCGTGTTCTCTTGTGTTGATAATAATCATAGCAGTAAAACTCTTCTTGTAG
- the LOC104099131 gene encoding UBP1-associated proteins 1C: MVWFQCEDCGDNLKKPKLPGHFRICSAYKLSCIDCGEIFSRQTVESHTQCITEAEKYGPKGLGKASNGTPAKASSDSKQKPDVDINVGLSDRPPWFCSLCNTNATSKQTLLLHADGKKHRAKARAFHAKQQPKQTEPTDHGVEVSNDNNQKREILENKAGELLKEKNLKEAENGNTHSKKKRKDRESENGDAKPSGELDNGEVSQVEKEQETKRKKEAKKETVKEDKAVVDGSNGNDSKKKIKWKKLITLALKSNSDGVLKLKKLKKIVLESANESGMVKDGSQFSDIIEHKINSSSKFVVDGKYVRLAAKSS, translated from the exons ATGGTTTGGTTTCAGTGTGAAGACTGTGGAGATAACCTTAAGAAACCTAAATTGCCCGGCCATTTCCGAATTTGTTCTGCTTATAAG CTATCTTGCATTGACTGTGGGGAGATTTTTAGTCGTCAAACAGTGGAAAGTCACACCCAATGCATTACTGAAGCG GAGAAATATGGGCCAAAGGGCCTAGGAAAAGCTTCAAATGGAACTCCTGCCAAAGCCAGCAGTGATTCAAAGCAGAAGCCTGATGTAGATATCAATGTTGGATTGTCAGACCGTCCACCTTGGTTTTGTAG TTTGTGTAATACCAATGCAACTAGTAAGCAGACACTACTTCTCCATGCTGATGGTAAGAAGCACAGAGCAAAGGCACGAGCTTTCCACGCTAAACAACAGCCTAAGCAGACTGAACCGACTGACCATGGTGTGGAGGTCTCTAATGACAACAATCAAAAGAGAGAGATTCTTGAGAACAAAGCAGGTGAGCTATTGAAGGAGAAAAACTTGAAAGAGGCAGAAAATGGTAATACTCActcaaagaagaaaagaaaagacagGGAATCTGAAAATGGTGACGCCAAGCCATCTGGTGAATTAGATAATGGCGAAGTAAGCCAGGTTGAAAAGGAACAGGAAACTAAGCGTAAGAAGGAAGCCAAAAAAGAAACAGTGAAGGAAGATAAAGCTGTTGTGGATGGTTCTAATGGAAACGACAGCAAGAAGAAGATAAAGTGGAAGAAACTGATCACATTAGCATTGAAATCC AATTCTGATGGTGTTCTGAAGTTGAAGAAACTTAAAAAGATTGTTCTAGAGTCTGCAAATGAGTCTGGCATGGTAAAAGACGGAAGCCAATTCAGTGACATAATTGAGCATAAG ATAAATTCGAGTTCTAAGTTCGTTGTTGATGGCAAATATGTGCGACTGGCAGCGAAAAGTTCCTGA